The following proteins are co-located in the Anas platyrhynchos isolate ZD024472 breed Pekin duck chromosome 1, IASCAAS_PekinDuck_T2T, whole genome shotgun sequence genome:
- the LOC140001315 gene encoding epidermal differentiation-specific protein-like — MGKIIIYEHANFQGRSKELTTDITNLKDIDWNDCVSSVKVIGQPWVAYEHINYIGQLLVFEEGEHSVVGKEMNDKISSLMLITENLHNPQITIYEHNQYQGKSRVITEATNLDRGHYDNMVSSHKFKAITPSPIATRFDE; from the exons ATGGGGAAAATCATCATTTATGAGCACGCCAACTTCCAGGGGCGCTCCAAAGAACTCACCACAGATATTACCAATCTGAAAGATATAGATTGGAATGACTGTGTCTCCTCAGTGAAAGTAATTGGACAGCCTTGGGTGGCTTATGAGCACATTAACTATATAGGCCAGTTACTGGTatttgaggagggagagcatAGCGTTGTTGGTAAAGAGATGAATGACAAGATCTCTTCCCTGATGTTGATTACTGAAAATTTACACAATCCACAGATCACTATCTATGAACATAACCAATATCAAGGGAAGAGCAGGGTGATAACAGAAGCTACCAATTTGGATAGAGGTCATTACGATAACATGGTGTCTTCTCACAAA tttaaggccATTACTCCCAGTCCCATTGCTACACGCTTTGATGAATAG